A region from the Streptosporangium sp. NBC_01756 genome encodes:
- a CDS encoding FecCD family ABC transporter permease: MSSTTASPPSGVRVARRILLLFAALAVLALAVLTSIAFGSHPTSPSDVMDVLYGTADPNTTTVVQSRYPRTALGLLAGLCLAIAGTLMQSVTRNPLADPGLLGITAGAAAAIVTATAFLGASGQAGTVWWALPGALLAGLLVHAIGSAGSGAGLARLVLAGAVVSAVLMAYVQAVTLSRPRVFDSYRYWVVGALGGRNFDVLTSVLPLAALGLALALLLAPGLNTLALGDESASALGADPALLRSGGLLAAILLSTAATAAVGPIAFVGLAVPHIVRALVGVDVRLQIVFSAVVGPALLLLADVAGRIVLRPQELMVGVVTAFVGAPALLLAVRRMKGTA; encoded by the coding sequence GTGAGCTCCACCACCGCCTCCCCGCCGAGCGGCGTGCGCGTCGCCCGGCGGATACTCCTCCTGTTCGCCGCGCTCGCGGTGCTCGCGCTCGCGGTGCTCACCAGCATCGCGTTCGGCAGTCACCCCACCTCGCCGTCCGACGTCATGGACGTCCTGTACGGCACCGCGGATCCGAACACCACCACGGTGGTGCAGAGCCGCTACCCGCGCACCGCGCTCGGCCTGCTCGCCGGGCTCTGCCTGGCCATCGCGGGAACGCTCATGCAGAGCGTCACCCGTAACCCGCTCGCCGACCCCGGGCTGCTCGGCATCACCGCGGGAGCAGCGGCCGCCATCGTCACCGCGACGGCCTTTCTCGGCGCGTCCGGCCAGGCGGGCACCGTGTGGTGGGCACTGCCTGGAGCGCTGCTGGCCGGGCTGCTCGTCCACGCCATCGGCTCAGCCGGCTCCGGTGCGGGCCTGGCCCGGCTGGTCCTGGCCGGAGCGGTCGTCTCGGCCGTCCTGATGGCCTACGTCCAGGCGGTGACGCTGAGCAGGCCGCGGGTCTTCGACAGCTACCGCTACTGGGTGGTCGGCGCGCTGGGGGGACGGAACTTCGACGTGCTGACGTCGGTCCTCCCGCTGGCCGCCCTGGGCCTGGCGCTCGCCCTACTGCTCGCACCAGGCTTGAACACGCTCGCGCTCGGCGACGAGTCGGCGTCGGCACTCGGCGCCGATCCGGCGCTGCTGCGTTCGGGCGGGCTGCTGGCGGCGATCCTGCTGAGCACGGCGGCGACCGCGGCGGTCGGGCCGATCGCCTTCGTCGGCCTGGCCGTACCGCACATCGTCAGGGCGCTGGTGGGCGTCGACGTCCGCCTGCAGATCGTGTTCTCGGCCGTCGTCGGCCCCGCGCTGCTGCTCCTGGCGGATGTCGCGGGCCGCATCGTGCTACGT
- a CDS encoding iron-siderophore ABC transporter substrate-binding protein — protein MRFRFPRVRRPALTLSTVVTAAALALAGCSSSPPEKPAAVPAQTGGASTVFPVTIDSALGQAKITQQPKRVVTLGQGSAETAIALGFTPVGIESYPWGSDKTGYLPWIHEAVTKAGGTLPKQFAGGEDIDFDTIVELEPDVILAPWSGITKDQYSVLSDIAPTVAYPDLPWSTNWDQQIEIVSKALGKPAEARTLISTIKKQLADAAATRPAYKGVTFSYIYTTGPGTLGVFKPEEQRAEMVTSLGLTPDPVVNTFKETEGTDSALIGLENAQKLAGSDLIFTFYTDDKTRKEIEAQKLYAAIPAVKRGGIVAGDDTPFVTASSIINPLTVPWVIDRYLPLIDKAVATIDK, from the coding sequence ATGCGTTTCAGGTTCCCCCGCGTGCGCCGCCCTGCGCTCACTCTCTCCACGGTCGTCACCGCAGCCGCCCTCGCCCTCGCCGGTTGCTCCTCCTCACCCCCGGAGAAGCCGGCCGCCGTACCGGCGCAGACCGGCGGCGCCTCCACCGTGTTCCCCGTCACGATCGACAGCGCACTCGGCCAAGCGAAGATCACCCAGCAGCCCAAGCGCGTCGTCACCCTCGGACAGGGCTCGGCCGAGACCGCGATCGCGCTCGGTTTCACACCGGTGGGCATCGAAAGCTACCCGTGGGGCAGCGACAAGACCGGCTACCTGCCGTGGATCCACGAAGCGGTGACCAAAGCGGGCGGCACACTGCCGAAGCAGTTCGCCGGCGGCGAGGACATCGACTTCGACACCATCGTCGAGCTTGAGCCCGATGTGATCCTGGCACCCTGGTCCGGCATCACCAAGGACCAGTACTCCGTCCTGTCGGACATCGCGCCGACCGTGGCCTACCCGGACCTGCCGTGGAGCACGAACTGGGACCAGCAGATCGAGATCGTTTCCAAGGCGTTGGGCAAGCCCGCCGAGGCCCGGACGCTGATCTCGACGATCAAGAAACAGCTCGCCGACGCGGCCGCGACCCGGCCCGCGTACAAGGGCGTCACCTTCTCCTACATCTACACCACCGGACCCGGCACCCTCGGCGTCTTCAAGCCCGAGGAGCAGCGGGCCGAGATGGTCACCTCGCTCGGCCTCACCCCCGACCCGGTGGTGAACACCTTCAAGGAGACCGAGGGCACCGACTCCGCCCTCATCGGCCTGGAGAACGCGCAGAAGCTCGCCGGCAGCGACCTGATCTTCACCTTCTACACGGATGACAAGACCCGCAAGGAGATCGAGGCGCAGAAGCTGTACGCCGCCATCCCCGCGGTCAAGCGCGGCGGCATCGTCGCCGGCGACGACACCCCGTTCGTCACCGCGTCGTCGATCATCAACCCGCTCACCGTGCCGTGGGTGATCGATCGTTACCTGCCGCTGATCGACAAGGCCGTCGCCACCATCGACAAGTGA
- a CDS encoding M3 family metallopeptidase, producing MEATNPPEQESLDATDDALNAMMIRLREIVGEPDLTQDAFVEVASIYNNVAYIFLYLESNEKSIDYSRILYWKDAFHQDSELDVRLAVMLEKLRCADPAAEESRVAYVKYLRNKGKEDPAGNEEMEALHAEAKSVVDKTRLDQLRFLERLGVKAGRGNPATTFYRLAGATENEETRTKLTLAMTKIRDRRMESLIGVVDRMVAARRAQSRSRGYASVLAQTLERCGISEATADAHLTGYLARAMESHQGLAAEIREKAGGCGDPMDHFGYYVRTLQGGRKVPLFPLEECMEYIFSVAHRIFELTMERVASISPHVLTVSVRRDEEVVGHINFDLWDSENKKIRANHTRGIRNRTDWKGLVQRPVAYVSCRFQRDSGGTERITFQNVHSLFHEFGHALNHLMIRKHLPNQSGLEYLPLERLENLSMWFEKWVYHPDFADHLSLSGDEREGLKLCQHIKMLEYRRSHVDRAVTSALDFEVHRRSGVGVAEAFHRLDERFGISRFCGLGDFPAYFTWPMFQANPGANFAYLWGSADSAMKFAPFMDLRISELPGSGEFQDMFSGCFDFDEPSTEPDIATVFRFYDDPHFARA from the coding sequence TTGGAAGCAACAAATCCGCCGGAGCAGGAAAGCCTTGACGCAACCGATGACGCGTTGAACGCGATGATGATTCGGCTGCGCGAGATCGTCGGTGAACCGGATCTCACGCAGGATGCGTTCGTCGAGGTCGCTTCGATATACAATAACGTCGCCTACATTTTTCTGTATCTGGAGTCCAACGAGAAGAGCATCGACTACAGTCGGATCCTGTACTGGAAGGACGCCTTCCACCAGGATTCCGAGCTGGACGTGAGACTTGCCGTCATGCTGGAGAAACTGCGGTGCGCCGACCCGGCCGCCGAGGAATCCAGGGTGGCGTATGTAAAATATCTGCGGAACAAGGGAAAAGAGGATCCAGCCGGCAACGAGGAGATGGAAGCCCTCCACGCGGAGGCCAAATCCGTTGTCGACAAGACCCGGTTGGATCAGCTCCGGTTCCTGGAACGCCTCGGCGTGAAGGCCGGGAGAGGGAACCCCGCCACCACCTTCTACCGGTTGGCCGGCGCCACGGAGAACGAGGAGACCCGAACCAAGCTGACGCTGGCGATGACCAAGATCCGTGATCGTCGGATGGAGTCGTTGATCGGCGTCGTCGACCGGATGGTCGCAGCACGTCGGGCGCAGAGCCGTAGTCGCGGGTACGCGAGCGTCCTCGCCCAGACTCTCGAACGCTGCGGTATCTCCGAAGCGACGGCGGACGCACACCTGACCGGATACCTGGCGCGGGCGATGGAGAGCCACCAGGGCCTGGCGGCGGAGATCCGGGAGAAGGCCGGCGGGTGCGGCGATCCCATGGATCACTTCGGGTACTACGTACGCACACTCCAGGGCGGCAGGAAGGTGCCGCTTTTCCCGCTGGAGGAGTGCATGGAGTACATCTTCTCGGTGGCGCACCGGATCTTCGAGCTGACGATGGAACGTGTCGCTTCGATCAGCCCCCACGTGCTCACGGTGTCAGTCCGCAGAGACGAGGAAGTGGTCGGCCACATCAACTTCGACCTGTGGGACTCCGAGAACAAGAAGATTCGGGCGAACCACACGCGGGGCATCAGGAACCGGACCGATTGGAAGGGGTTGGTCCAGCGGCCTGTCGCCTATGTGTCCTGTCGTTTCCAGCGGGATTCCGGTGGGACCGAGCGCATCACCTTCCAGAACGTGCACAGCCTTTTCCATGAGTTCGGGCACGCGTTGAACCACCTGATGATCCGCAAGCATCTGCCCAACCAGTCCGGGCTGGAATACCTTCCGCTCGAACGGCTGGAGAACCTGAGCATGTGGTTCGAGAAGTGGGTGTACCATCCAGATTTCGCGGATCACCTCTCGCTGTCCGGTGACGAACGTGAAGGGCTCAAGCTCTGCCAGCACATCAAAATGCTTGAGTACCGCAGATCCCATGTGGACCGTGCGGTCACGTCAGCTTTGGACTTCGAGGTCCACCGGCGTTCCGGGGTCGGGGTCGCCGAAGCCTTCCACCGGCTCGACGAACGCTTCGGGATATCTCGCTTCTGCGGTCTCGGAGACTTTCCCGCGTATTTCACGTGGCCCATGTTCCAGGCGAACCCGGGAGCGAACTTCGCCTATCTCTGGGGCTCGGCGGACAGTGCGATGAAATTCGCGCCCTTCATGGATCTCCGGATCTCCGAACTGCCAGGGAGCGGAGAGTTCCAGGACATGTTCTCCGGGTGCTTCGATTTCGACGAGCCGAGCACCGAACCCGACATCGCCACGGTGTTCAGGTTCTACGACGATCCCCATTTCGCCAGGGCGTGA
- a CDS encoding O-methyltransferase yields the protein MSTVLTDYIRSLAGPREEILDEILRDAILREGMPSIQVDDNEARVLQLLTMLLRPRRVIEVGTLFGYSTIHIARGIPEGGKLISLEVDPHAASLAQRYVEQAGVEDRVEIMVGDAAELLSGMERDSVDMIFIDADKKSYPDYLKACFPLLRPGGLLVADDAFAQGDFSAESEAGAPPDREFRAINTYNRAVMRSNRLFSALVGTKNGLMISYKG from the coding sequence GTGTCCACCGTCCTCACAGACTACATCCGATCACTGGCCGGACCTCGTGAAGAAATCCTGGACGAGATTCTGCGGGACGCGATCCTGCGCGAGGGAATGCCGTCCATCCAGGTCGACGACAACGAGGCACGCGTCCTCCAGTTGCTCACCATGCTCCTTCGGCCGCGACGTGTCATCGAGGTCGGCACGCTGTTCGGTTACTCCACGATCCACATCGCGCGCGGAATCCCCGAGGGCGGGAAGCTGATCAGCCTGGAGGTCGATCCGCACGCGGCCTCGCTGGCGCAGCGGTACGTGGAGCAGGCGGGGGTCGAGGACCGGGTTGAGATCATGGTGGGTGACGCCGCCGAGCTCCTGTCGGGAATGGAGCGGGACAGCGTCGACATGATCTTCATCGACGCGGACAAGAAGTCCTACCCGGACTACCTCAAAGCCTGCTTCCCCCTGCTCAGACCAGGCGGCCTCCTGGTCGCCGACGACGCCTTCGCCCAGGGGGATTTCAGCGCCGAGTCGGAGGCGGGTGCTCCTCCCGACCGGGAGTTCAGAGCCATAAACACCTACAACCGTGCCGTTATGAGGAGCAATCGCCTGTTCTCCGCGCTCGTGGGCACGAAAAACGGTCTGATGATCAGTTACAAGGGATAG
- a CDS encoding DUF6445 family protein produces the protein MRSMLIIVDDFYPKPDVVRRGALKSDYANISSTDYPGWQSRVSLQTDAIKRAFSDLIGADIYVDSSRFTWGGFRFITEESGRSIKVHADTSIDWAAMVYLTPDADMGAGTAFFRHRKTGLEGPPTDREARALGYVDAAEFEDKVIRPDMADLSKWEMTGHVGPAYNRLILFRGCAFYHAPLGGSGDDKESARLTHNFFFNEIPHEDRPVRPVVAE, from the coding sequence ATGCGCAGCATGTTGATCATTGTCGACGACTTCTACCCCAAACCCGATGTGGTGCGACGGGGCGCGCTGAAGTCGGACTACGCCAACATTTCATCGACTGACTACCCCGGTTGGCAGAGCAGGGTCAGCCTCCAGACGGACGCCATCAAACGGGCTTTCAGCGACCTCATCGGTGCTGACATCTACGTGGACAGCTCCAGGTTCACCTGGGGCGGGTTCCGGTTCATCACCGAGGAGTCCGGTCGCTCCATCAAGGTGCACGCGGACACCTCGATCGACTGGGCCGCCATGGTGTATCTGACACCCGACGCCGACATGGGCGCCGGCACGGCCTTCTTCCGGCACAGGAAGACCGGTCTGGAGGGGCCTCCGACCGACCGCGAAGCCCGTGCGCTCGGATACGTCGACGCGGCCGAATTCGAGGACAAGGTGATCCGGCCGGACATGGCCGACCTGTCGAAATGGGAGATGACCGGCCACGTGGGGCCCGCGTACAACCGGCTCATCCTGTTCCGCGGATGCGCGTTCTACCACGCCCCGCTGGGCGGCTCCGGCGATGACAAAGAGAGCGCGCGGCTGACCCACAACTTCTTTTTCAACGAGATTCCCCACGAGGACCGCCCTGTTCGCCCTGTCGTCGCGGAGTAA
- a CDS encoding pentapeptide repeat-containing protein, which yields MRTLVDVAVEACLGDEPTDAFGLVVADPARLGAIGAPRYAQEETRSGRVYRTAREIAEAGASLQTLILVRLPKEGDPDKLWMVDGWSLLRAHGAGADLRGASLRGARLLGARLHGADLSDADLSGADLEKADLSEANLTGAVLRGSTLYRASLRGADLTEAELCRADLQHADLQRAVCVRTALRGADLWEAYLWNVDVSQAFVDGVDLDRASHLGSRSAM from the coding sequence ATGCGCACACTCGTGGACGTCGCGGTGGAGGCCTGTCTGGGTGACGAGCCCACGGACGCGTTCGGACTCGTCGTGGCCGATCCCGCCCGGCTGGGCGCGATCGGGGCACCGAGGTACGCACAGGAAGAGACCAGGTCCGGAAGGGTCTACCGCACCGCTCGTGAAATAGCCGAGGCCGGTGCCTCCCTCCAGACGCTCATCCTTGTCCGGCTTCCGAAAGAGGGGGACCCGGACAAGCTCTGGATGGTCGACGGCTGGAGCCTGCTGCGGGCACACGGTGCGGGTGCCGACCTTCGCGGGGCCTCCCTGCGAGGAGCCCGGTTGCTCGGCGCCCGATTGCACGGAGCCGACCTCAGCGACGCCGACCTGTCCGGTGCCGATCTGGAGAAGGCGGACCTGTCCGAAGCCAACCTGACGGGAGCCGTCCTGCGCGGGAGCACGCTCTACCGCGCCAGCCTGCGAGGAGCCGACCTCACCGAGGCCGAGCTGTGCAGGGCGGATCTGCAACACGCGGACCTGCAGAGGGCGGTGTGCGTCAGGACGGCGCTGCGCGGGGCCGATCTCTGGGAGGCGTACCTGTGGAACGTCGATGTGTCCCAGGCGTTCGTGGACGGGGTGGACCTGGATCGGGCGAGCCACCTCGGGAGCCGGAGTGCGATGTAG
- a CDS encoding tetratricopeptide repeat protein, with amino-acid sequence MSQHLTYKRNAFQETLIGLEYTPYPGETADIYSRACVEAFADVDWTQFGYPFTQVFEPGVLHEVSFLEGVPYENLADLSYRPTSAMKLLGDLVDNAAELGSIGRINLASSLVNTSRFNLAERVLSPLAGTEDPREAFEVAWLDFMISNRRDDGRDSPAAFTRMRAAVLSGVIPRARILDACTQAVVWYLKRREVTEDDFRWYVTVGNALAKEPDRLAPSAVSSWYRGLAMLPAAKGMPAKTRSYMRSARVAAEQAVEQNSGALELNFIKTYYESSLKEHMYVSRDFDRAVESGRALIELDPVWAPSYGELADAYDKFGQVEKAAGLFIRAAELGPPYVGHHLLRAADCEERIGDYGSALSCYSALAEMAPRSAGVLRGGLRCAQEIGHESTSRFERALKELNVSTGPSEESQKNG; translated from the coding sequence ATGTCCCAACATCTGACCTACAAGCGGAACGCCTTTCAGGAGACCCTGATCGGGCTGGAATACACGCCTTACCCGGGCGAGACGGCGGACATCTACTCGCGAGCCTGCGTCGAGGCGTTCGCCGATGTGGACTGGACGCAGTTCGGCTACCCCTTCACCCAGGTGTTCGAACCAGGGGTTCTTCACGAGGTCTCCTTCCTGGAAGGAGTTCCCTACGAAAACCTGGCGGACCTTTCGTATCGACCGACGTCCGCCATGAAACTACTGGGCGACCTGGTCGACAACGCGGCGGAGCTCGGTTCGATCGGCCGGATCAATCTCGCTTCGAGCCTGGTCAACACATCGCGCTTCAACCTCGCCGAGCGGGTGCTGAGCCCCCTGGCGGGAACGGAGGATCCCCGCGAGGCCTTCGAGGTCGCCTGGCTGGACTTCATGATCTCCAACCGCCGAGACGACGGACGCGACTCCCCGGCCGCGTTCACGAGAATGCGCGCGGCGGTCCTCTCCGGCGTGATCCCCCGTGCCCGGATACTCGACGCCTGCACCCAGGCGGTGGTGTGGTACCTCAAACGCCGTGAGGTCACCGAGGATGACTTCCGGTGGTACGTGACCGTGGGGAACGCCTTGGCCAAGGAGCCCGATCGGCTGGCCCCGAGTGCGGTCTCCTCCTGGTATCGAGGACTGGCCATGCTGCCGGCGGCGAAGGGGATGCCCGCGAAGACACGGTCGTACATGAGGTCCGCACGGGTGGCCGCCGAGCAGGCGGTCGAACAGAATTCGGGCGCTCTCGAACTGAATTTCATCAAGACCTACTACGAGTCGTCTCTGAAAGAGCACATGTACGTGAGCCGGGACTTCGATCGGGCGGTGGAGTCCGGACGCGCGCTCATCGAGCTCGACCCCGTCTGGGCGCCGAGCTACGGCGAGCTGGCTGACGCCTACGACAAGTTCGGCCAGGTGGAGAAGGCCGCCGGCCTGTTCATCCGGGCCGCGGAACTCGGCCCTCCCTACGTCGGTCACCACCTGCTGCGGGCCGCGGACTGCGAAGAGCGGATCGGGGACTACGGGAGTGCCCTCTCCTGCTACTCGGCACTCGCCGAGATGGCTCCGCGCAGTGCAGGCGTCCTCCGGGGCGGGCTGCGCTGTGCCCAGGAGATCGGGCACGAGTCGACGTCCCGGTTCGAGCGGGCGCTGAAGGAACTGAACGTATCGACGGGCCCCTCCGAGGAATCGCAGAAGAATGGCTGA
- a CDS encoding MATE family efflux transporter — protein MAESTPADHTKLTGRNFAGFAGMMLLMEFIIVGMGAVDLLMIAPLGVLHIAALGLGDLVSIAVFSFFVGLVHAYAGRLAVAEGKQELAQRLPVLAGAAALVLLLFQLLGYLIGLGMGPGLDAIGQDAEIVPFVDGYLDIRLNGIIPAILVSAIGVTLRTCGAKTQASAVLVVGFVANIVFNYVFLYTEALGFFASPETGVATATVLAQSLMLPVGAGFLLRLFRKRQERFARPRGSEVVAEFRSLAPTSCGIGARHINDYMSATLPILFIGTMGAGAVAATAVATKVYTLYCRIPQSCFEAAFVFYGYVGGAAKSVLVRRCRTVMAYSGITTAVTTVVVLLCSPWLIMAFAGEGVDRSMAQIMFFAYMISMPGYFFDQLLARFLAVHQRGNVLFSVSILTYVVAIPLAWYSVFVLDSAFLAIASRGVVFVLSALYFRKILRRDYWVEREPQLV, from the coding sequence ATGGCTGAAAGCACACCGGCGGATCACACCAAACTGACGGGGCGCAACTTCGCCGGCTTCGCCGGAATGATGCTCCTGATGGAGTTCATCATCGTCGGAATGGGCGCGGTCGACCTCCTCATGATCGCCCCTCTGGGCGTGCTGCACATCGCCGCACTGGGACTCGGCGACCTGGTCAGCATCGCCGTATTCTCGTTCTTCGTCGGCCTGGTGCACGCGTATGCGGGCCGGCTGGCCGTCGCCGAGGGAAAACAGGAGCTGGCGCAGCGCCTTCCTGTCCTGGCGGGCGCGGCGGCGCTGGTCCTGCTGCTGTTCCAGCTGCTCGGTTACCTCATCGGTCTGGGTATGGGCCCCGGACTGGACGCGATCGGGCAGGACGCGGAGATCGTCCCGTTCGTCGACGGTTACCTCGACATCCGACTCAACGGCATCATCCCGGCCATCCTGGTTTCCGCCATCGGGGTGACCCTGCGGACGTGCGGCGCGAAAACACAGGCCTCCGCCGTACTCGTGGTCGGCTTCGTCGCCAACATCGTATTCAACTACGTCTTCCTCTACACGGAGGCCCTCGGGTTCTTCGCCTCGCCGGAGACCGGGGTCGCGACGGCCACGGTGCTGGCGCAGAGCCTGATGCTCCCGGTCGGCGCCGGGTTCCTGCTCCGACTCTTCCGGAAACGGCAGGAACGCTTCGCCCGCCCGCGGGGGAGCGAGGTGGTCGCGGAGTTCAGGTCGCTCGCCCCCACCTCCTGCGGTATCGGCGCCCGCCACATCAACGACTACATGAGCGCAACCCTGCCCATCCTGTTCATCGGAACGATGGGCGCCGGTGCGGTGGCGGCGACGGCCGTGGCGACGAAGGTCTACACGCTGTATTGCCGCATCCCCCAGTCCTGCTTCGAAGCCGCCTTCGTCTTCTACGGATATGTGGGAGGTGCCGCGAAGTCCGTGCTGGTCCGGAGGTGCCGCACGGTCATGGCTTACTCCGGGATCACCACCGCCGTCACGACGGTGGTGGTGCTGCTGTGCTCCCCATGGCTGATCATGGCGTTCGCGGGGGAGGGCGTGGACCGGTCGATGGCGCAGATCATGTTCTTCGCCTACATGATCAGCATGCCGGGGTACTTCTTCGACCAGCTCCTGGCCCGGTTCCTCGCAGTGCACCAGCGTGGAAACGTGCTGTTCTCCGTCTCCATCCTCACCTACGTGGTGGCGATCCCCCTGGCGTGGTACTCGGTCTTCGTGCTCGACTCGGCGTTCCTCGCCATCGCGAGCCGGGGGGTGGTTTTCGTGCTCTCCGCGCTCTACTTCCGGAAGATCCTGCGCAGGGACTACTGGGTGGAGAGGGAGCCGCAACTTGTCTAG
- a CDS encoding outer membrane protein assembly factor BamB family protein gives MREDHDRPIPVPVCATPAVVVGAGVVVAGYDGYVSFHSRFLDKVYWSRRLDSPVYASLVVDADRRRVVAAATSGLVVCFDLRGRRVWSTNVEVPVYATPTLLPEEDVLVIAAFGGRCVGLDLDSGALLFNRSLREPWHAGHGGSAAGRDPYASPAATAGGLVIVCCAEHVLCLAPDGTELWSQDLGHSVRASPVVLDSQEQVVAFSVDGRCHFLAGGDGRWRGEVELGGKIIASPAVSGDVLAVGTQNDVAFGIDVRTREIVWRSPGYAPREYTSFTVLPDGNFAATSARGNAVGLSRSDGRFLWETSQVLGLADHDPAMDITPVAGSDGSMYCGSYSGMLYHFLFRPEGEVENA, from the coding sequence GTGCGCGAGGACCACGACCGGCCCATCCCCGTGCCGGTGTGCGCCACCCCCGCCGTCGTGGTGGGAGCCGGGGTCGTCGTGGCGGGTTACGACGGGTACGTCAGCTTCCACAGCCGGTTCCTGGACAAGGTGTACTGGAGCCGGCGACTGGACAGCCCGGTGTACGCGTCCCTGGTCGTCGACGCCGATCGCCGCAGAGTGGTGGCCGCAGCCACGAGCGGCCTGGTGGTCTGCTTCGACCTGCGGGGCCGGCGCGTGTGGTCGACGAACGTCGAGGTTCCCGTCTACGCGACCCCCACCCTCCTCCCGGAGGAGGACGTCCTGGTCATCGCCGCGTTCGGCGGCCGGTGCGTGGGCCTGGACCTGGACTCGGGCGCACTGCTGTTCAACCGCTCCCTGCGCGAGCCCTGGCACGCCGGACACGGCGGCTCGGCCGCAGGCCGGGACCCCTACGCGAGTCCGGCGGCCACCGCCGGGGGATTGGTGATCGTGTGCTGCGCGGAGCACGTGCTCTGCCTCGCCCCCGACGGGACCGAACTGTGGAGCCAGGACCTCGGCCACTCCGTCAGGGCCTCGCCCGTCGTCCTGGACTCCCAGGAACAGGTGGTGGCCTTCTCGGTCGACGGACGCTGCCACTTCCTGGCCGGCGGTGACGGTCGGTGGCGGGGCGAGGTCGAGTTGGGCGGAAAGATCATCGCCAGTCCCGCCGTGTCGGGGGACGTGCTGGCCGTCGGTACCCAGAACGACGTGGCGTTCGGAATCGACGTCCGCACGCGGGAGATCGTCTGGCGCTCTCCCGGGTATGCCCCTCGCGAGTACACCTCCTTCACGGTCCTTCCGGACGGGAACTTCGCCGCGACGTCGGCACGCGGCAACGCCGTCGGCCTGAGCCGGAGTGACGGCCGTTTCCTCTGGGAGACCAGTCAGGTCCTCGGTCTTGCCGACCACGACCCCGCGATGGACATCACCCCCGTGGCCGGCTCCGACGGAAGCATGTACTGCGGTTCGTACTCCGGAATGCTTTACCACTTCCTGTTCCGTCCCGAAGGCGAGGTGGAGAACGCGTGA